The following coding sequences lie in one Listeria ivanovii subsp. londoniensis genomic window:
- a CDS encoding beta-glucoside-specific PTS transporter subunit IIABC, giving the protein MKYEQLAKDILKNVGGKENINSVFHCITRLRFKLKDESIANTKEIEKLDGVISVIKSGGQYQVVIGNHVPDVFSAVLAVSGISAEGAEDSSSESGGNIFNRFIDMISGVFTPVLGVLAATGMIKGFTAMFLAFGWLTETSGTYILLYAIGDCLFYFFPIFLGYTAMKKFGGNIFIGMAIGASLVYPTLAGVSAGDPIYTLFGGTIFESPIHITFLGIPVILMSYASSVIPIIIAAYFGSKVEKGFKKIVPDVVKTFVVPFCTLLVVVPLTFLVIGPIATWAGQLLGAGTIWVYHLSPVVAGLLLGGFWQVFVIFGLHWGLVPVAINNLTVLGHDPILAMTFGASFAQIGAVLAVFFKTKNTKIKSLSIPAFISGIFGVTEPAIYGVTLPLKKPFIMSCIAGGIGGGIIGFAGAQSYIIGGLGIFGIPSFIKPGTGIDSSLWWVFIAIAISFILGFILTYVLGFKDPAEAVVEKSNTVEGETLIERETIPAPVVGEIVTLADVKDEAFSSGALGKGVAIIPSVGRVVAPAAGTVTTIFPTGHAVGITTNDGAEVLIHIGMDTVQLEGKFFTAHVKQGDTIEKGQLLVEFDIESIKEAGYDVTTPVVITNSGSYLDVMITDSKEAKLEDRLITLVI; this is encoded by the coding sequence ATGAAATATGAACAGTTAGCAAAAGACATTTTGAAAAATGTTGGCGGTAAAGAAAATATCAACAGTGTTTTCCATTGTATTACCAGACTTCGGTTTAAACTGAAAGATGAGAGTATTGCAAACACTAAAGAAATTGAAAAGCTTGATGGAGTTATCTCCGTAATTAAAAGTGGTGGTCAATACCAAGTAGTTATTGGTAACCATGTACCAGATGTATTTAGTGCAGTATTAGCCGTTAGTGGGATCTCTGCTGAAGGTGCTGAAGATAGTAGTTCAGAATCAGGTGGAAATATTTTTAACCGATTTATTGATATGATTTCTGGCGTATTCACTCCAGTTTTAGGTGTATTAGCCGCAACAGGTATGATTAAAGGTTTCACAGCAATGTTCTTAGCATTTGGATGGCTTACCGAAACATCAGGGACATATATTTTGCTTTATGCAATTGGGGATTGTTTATTCTACTTCTTCCCAATATTCCTAGGTTACACAGCAATGAAAAAATTTGGTGGGAATATATTTATTGGGATGGCTATTGGTGCATCGTTAGTTTATCCGACACTTGCTGGCGTTTCTGCAGGTGATCCAATTTATACTCTTTTCGGAGGTACTATTTTTGAATCTCCAATTCATATAACTTTCTTAGGAATTCCAGTTATCTTGATGTCTTATGCATCTTCTGTTATTCCGATTATCATAGCAGCATACTTTGGTTCTAAAGTTGAAAAAGGTTTCAAAAAAATCGTTCCAGATGTAGTAAAAACATTCGTAGTTCCATTCTGTACATTATTAGTAGTAGTACCACTAACATTCCTAGTTATTGGTCCAATTGCTACATGGGCAGGTCAGTTACTTGGAGCAGGTACCATTTGGGTTTATCATTTAAGTCCAGTTGTTGCTGGTTTACTATTAGGTGGTTTCTGGCAAGTGTTCGTTATTTTTGGACTTCACTGGGGTCTTGTACCAGTGGCAATCAACAACCTCACAGTACTTGGACATGATCCAATTTTAGCAATGACATTCGGAGCATCTTTCGCACAAATCGGTGCGGTACTCGCAGTATTCTTTAAAACTAAAAACACAAAAATTAAATCTCTTAGTATCCCAGCATTTATTTCCGGTATCTTTGGTGTCACTGAGCCAGCGATTTACGGGGTTACTTTACCGCTGAAAAAACCATTTATCATGAGCTGTATCGCTGGTGGTATTGGTGGAGGAATTATTGGGTTTGCAGGAGCTCAAAGTTATATTATTGGTGGTCTTGGAATTTTTGGTATTCCGAGTTTCATTAAACCAGGTACAGGAATTGACAGCTCACTTTGGTGGGTGTTCATCGCAATTGCTATCAGCTTTATCCTTGGTTTCATCCTAACTTATGTACTTGGATTCAAAGACCCAGCAGAAGCAGTAGTTGAAAAATCTAACACAGTTGAAGGCGAAACTTTAATCGAACGTGAAACAATTCCAGCTCCAGTAGTTGGAGAAATCGTTACTTTAGCAGACGTAAAAGATGAAGCATTTTCATCCGGCGCACTTGGTAAAGGTGTTGCAATTATCCCTTCTGTAGGACGGGTAGTCGCTCCAGCAGCAGGAACGGTAACAACCATTTTCCCAACAGGTCACGCAGTTGGTATTACAACAAATGACGGCGCAGAAGTACTGATTCACATTGGTATGGATACAGTTCAATTAGAAGGTAAATTCTTCACAGCACATGTTAAACAAGGTGATACGATTGAAAAAGGTCAATTATTAGTCGAATTTGATATTGAAAGTATTAAAGAAGCGGGATATGATGTAACGACTCCAGTAGTAATCACAAATTCAGGTTCATATCTAGACGTAATGATTACTGATTCTAAAGAAGCTAAATTAGAAGATCGTCTAATCACACTAGTAATCTAA
- a CDS encoding S66 peptidase family protein, which yields MLIAGDSVGIICCSDGKKQSEKEKIEKLAQILNDKFDLRAVFAETIFRTNDSPYSGTAKARATELMKLYNNPKIKAIFDISGGDAANQILPYLDFDNIRKAGIPFIGYSDLTVILNAIYAKTKQSGYNYLLLNLVGEESKLQQVQFKKVFFENRLLINGRTLIDFDWHQADIIGGNIRCFLKLAGTEFMPDFSGKLILLESFGGKETKVASYLAQLEQLGAFSKCSGIIVGQHTEAEKGGEYEEIGHLYQEIGLKYKLPIFRTAEIGHSAAAKPCLIGTKVNVSRETLTNF from the coding sequence ATGTTGATAGCAGGAGATAGCGTCGGGATTATTTGTTGTTCTGATGGAAAGAAACAATCTGAAAAAGAAAAAATTGAAAAACTAGCGCAGATTTTAAATGATAAATTTGATTTGCGTGCTGTTTTTGCTGAAACTATTTTTCGAACAAATGACTCACCGTATAGTGGGACAGCAAAAGCGCGGGCAACTGAATTGATGAAGTTATATAACAATCCTAAAATCAAAGCAATTTTTGATATTTCGGGTGGGGATGCAGCAAATCAAATTTTGCCATACCTTGATTTCGATAACATTCGTAAAGCGGGAATCCCTTTTATTGGGTATAGCGATTTGACTGTGATTTTAAACGCTATTTATGCAAAAACGAAGCAGAGCGGCTACAATTACTTGCTACTAAATTTAGTAGGAGAAGAAAGTAAATTACAGCAAGTTCAATTCAAAAAAGTATTTTTCGAAAATAGGCTGTTGATTAATGGGAGAACCTTGATAGATTTTGACTGGCACCAGGCGGATATTATCGGTGGGAATATTCGTTGCTTTTTGAAACTAGCTGGAACAGAATTTATGCCAGATTTTTCCGGCAAGCTTATTTTACTAGAGAGTTTTGGTGGGAAAGAGACGAAGGTGGCGTCATACCTTGCTCAATTAGAGCAACTAGGTGCGTTCTCTAAGTGTTCTGGGATTATTGTGGGTCAACATACAGAAGCGGAAAAAGGCGGAGAATACGAAGAAATAGGCCACTTATATCAAGAAATAGGTCTAAAATATAAGTTGCCTATTTTTCGCACAGCAGAAATTGGACATAGCGCGGCAGCAAAACCATGCTTAATTGGAACAAAAGTTAATGTTTCACGTGAAACATTAACAAATTTTTAA
- a CDS encoding DUF4064 domain-containing protein, which yields MKVEGLLGFLGAALGIGFSLMVLVIPDISQALEEESFFFYMLTIGSLVLSGVGLVGSFVVSNKPRLGGAMMVAAAIGCTMSVSIMFLLPIVLLAVGGLIALINYEEAASVEE from the coding sequence ATGAAAGTTGAAGGATTGCTGGGGTTTTTAGGGGCGGCACTTGGTATTGGTTTTAGTTTGATGGTATTGGTTATTCCTGATATTTCACAGGCTTTAGAGGAGGAATCATTTTTCTTCTATATGTTAACAATTGGTTCGCTTGTGCTATCGGGTGTTGGACTAGTTGGTTCATTTGTAGTCTCAAATAAACCACGTCTTGGTGGTGCAATGATGGTTGCTGCGGCAATTGGTTGCACAATGTCCGTTTCTATTATGTTCTTACTACCAATCGTATTACTTGCTGTTGGTGGACTAATTGCATTAATCAATTATGAAGAAGCTGCTTCCGTAGAGGAATAA
- a CDS encoding Cof-type HAD-IIB family hydrolase, translating to MEKYLICSDLDGTLLLKNQTISEKTLHLLQQLIEEGHHFAVSTGRMYNSATDFAKMVHPKADVIASNGGVVAVSGEIIQQSTMKKSALLETFSLCQAHDLAVFFFSTNTVYYTKTPPSYFSDEEDKGRVNATKLVAVQTEQAFLEHYDQFVNGIVIEEEAFDKLGALRSELEKLTDVSILSSHANNIEILPKDMDKKYAVKKLANYLKIKPENIIAFGDGENDIGMLEVAGVGVAMDNASDLVKKSADYVTTANDTDGIYYFLKQHLNR from the coding sequence TTGGAAAAATATTTAATATGTTCTGATTTAGATGGTACTTTACTACTTAAAAATCAAACCATTTCTGAAAAAACGTTACATTTATTGCAACAATTAATAGAAGAAGGGCATCATTTTGCTGTTTCCACAGGCCGAATGTATAATTCAGCAACCGATTTTGCCAAAATGGTTCATCCTAAAGCAGATGTTATTGCATCAAATGGAGGAGTGGTTGCTGTTTCTGGTGAAATAATCCAGCAAAGCACGATGAAGAAATCCGCCTTACTAGAGACCTTTTCACTATGTCAGGCGCATGATTTGGCCGTATTCTTTTTTTCCACGAATACCGTCTATTATACAAAAACGCCGCCATCCTATTTTTCAGATGAAGAGGATAAAGGGCGTGTAAATGCGACTAAATTAGTTGCTGTTCAAACGGAGCAAGCTTTCCTAGAGCACTACGATCAGTTTGTAAATGGTATTGTTATTGAGGAAGAAGCTTTTGATAAACTCGGCGCACTTCGAAGTGAACTTGAAAAACTAACGGATGTATCTATCCTATCTTCACATGCTAATAACATCGAAATTTTACCAAAAGATATGGATAAAAAATACGCGGTGAAAAAACTAGCTAATTATTTGAAAATCAAACCAGAAAATATCATTGCTTTCGGTGATGGCGAAAATGATATTGGGATGCTTGAAGTCGCAGGTGTTGGTGTCGCAATGGATAACGCTAGCGACCTCGTGAAAAAGAGTGCCGATTATGTCACTACTGCAAATGACACGGATGGGATTTATTACTTTTTAAAACAACATTTAAATCGCTAA
- a CDS encoding LacI family DNA-binding transcriptional regulator, with the protein MKKITIQEIAKLSGVSVSTVSRVINNSPSVSAAKRQKIQAIIDEYNYTPSVFARGMVNKQTKNIGVILPDISNPYFISLVTQIQKFALDYMFSTILFNTMLAEPANKKNKHPLTEEDYLKIILEKQVDGLLILGGEIDKEVISTEYIDALNQLNKAIPVVVIGSKIPELSCLFIERNLKKGVTTLVSHLTALGHEKIGFIGGEAGVKITTYRLESFKEAMASYHHPVNDDWVVLSDYYTADGYSAMTELLTNSTENLPTALVAINDSVAIGAIRAINDANLSCPEDIAIVSCDQFMNGDFQTPRLTSMDQHNEYLGKMALLQLISAINGQNEPMIINHNPELIIRESCGSKL; encoded by the coding sequence ATGAAAAAAATAACCATTCAAGAAATTGCTAAATTGAGCGGCGTGTCAGTTTCTACGGTATCACGAGTTATTAACAACAGCCCCTCTGTTTCAGCAGCAAAGCGTCAAAAAATCCAAGCAATCATTGATGAATACAACTATACTCCTAGCGTATTTGCTCGTGGAATGGTAAATAAGCAAACGAAGAATATTGGGGTAATTTTGCCAGATATTTCTAACCCCTATTTCATTTCACTTGTAACCCAAATTCAAAAATTCGCGCTAGATTATATGTTTTCAACGATTTTGTTTAATACGATGCTTGCCGAGCCAGCTAATAAGAAAAATAAACATCCTTTAACCGAGGAAGATTATTTGAAAATCATTTTGGAAAAACAAGTGGATGGATTGCTTATCTTAGGCGGCGAAATTGATAAAGAAGTAATTTCAACTGAATATATAGACGCTTTGAATCAATTAAATAAAGCAATCCCAGTAGTCGTAATTGGCTCAAAAATTCCTGAGCTTAGCTGTTTATTTATTGAACGTAACTTAAAAAAAGGTGTTACTACGTTAGTTAGCCATTTGACTGCACTTGGTCATGAAAAAATTGGTTTTATTGGCGGGGAAGCAGGCGTCAAAATTACGACTTATCGTTTAGAATCTTTCAAAGAAGCCATGGCTAGCTATCATCATCCTGTAAATGATGATTGGGTCGTGCTATCTGATTACTATACCGCAGATGGTTACTCTGCAATGACAGAACTGCTAACAAACAGTACCGAAAATTTACCAACGGCTCTTGTAGCGATTAATGATAGTGTTGCAATTGGAGCAATTCGGGCAATTAATGACGCCAACCTTTCTTGTCCAGAAGATATTGCGATTGTCAGCTGCGACCAATTTATGAATGGTGATTTTCAAACGCCACGGTTAACCTCCATGGATCAACACAATGAATACCTTGGAAAAATGGCCCTGTTACAACTGATTAGTGCTATTAATGGGCAAAATGAACCGATGATAATTAATCATAATCCAGAGTTAATTATCCGCGAATCATGCGGCTCCAAGCTATAA
- a CDS encoding ROK family protein: MNIKESVIGIDLGGTKILIGEVTTSGKVLRSKSYPSNTENQTKALETLLLALDDYTQTIGFVAEEQIGVGVGLVGRVDHKAGIWLEIEPGKTNPTPLAEILAAKTGLDVSIGNDVVCATMAEKYLGWGQETNDFIYLNIGTGLAAGFVVDGQIMEGGHFNAGEIGHTVVDIHSDVFCGCGRKGCVERLASGLGIKEEVGRKIAAYPSSILAKNKMEITGEVVLQAAEQEDELAMKIIDTATLQLANLIMNLVRTTDPECVILGGGVTQNELFFEKIKANLQSNTIRFVTKGVVRSKLEKDKVGLIGAAVIGMKLENEGVKA, from the coding sequence TTGAACATAAAAGAATCTGTCATTGGAATTGATTTAGGTGGCACTAAAATTTTAATTGGTGAAGTAACGACATCTGGAAAGGTGCTGAGGTCCAAAAGCTATCCAAGCAACACGGAAAACCAAACAAAAGCATTAGAAACTTTACTTTTGGCGCTAGATGATTATACGCAAACGATTGGTTTTGTGGCGGAAGAACAAATTGGAGTAGGTGTTGGTCTTGTGGGACGAGTAGATCATAAAGCGGGAATTTGGCTTGAAATCGAGCCAGGAAAAACAAATCCGACGCCACTTGCGGAAATCCTTGCTGCAAAAACAGGGCTTGATGTATCTATTGGAAATGATGTGGTTTGCGCAACGATGGCTGAGAAATATCTAGGTTGGGGGCAAGAAACGAATGATTTCATCTACCTGAATATTGGTACAGGACTTGCAGCAGGCTTTGTGGTTGACGGTCAAATCATGGAAGGCGGACACTTCAATGCAGGGGAAATCGGGCATACTGTAGTAGACATTCATAGCGATGTGTTTTGTGGCTGTGGTCGAAAAGGATGTGTGGAGCGACTTGCTTCTGGTTTAGGAATAAAAGAAGAAGTAGGTAGAAAGATAGCAGCATATCCAAGCTCGATACTAGCTAAAAATAAGATGGAAATAACTGGAGAAGTGGTTCTCCAAGCAGCAGAGCAAGAAGATGAACTTGCAATGAAAATCATCGATACGGCTACACTTCAATTAGCGAATTTAATCATGAATTTAGTCCGTACTACTGACCCGGAATGTGTCATTCTTGGTGGAGGTGTGACACAAAACGAGCTGTTTTTCGAAAAAATAAAAGCGAATCTTCAAAGCAATACCATTCGTTTTGTCACTAAGGGTGTTGTTCGTTCTAAGCTGGAAAAGGATAAAGTTGGCCTAATTGGAGCCGCAGTTATTGGAATGAAACTAGAAAATGAAGGAGTGAAAGCATGA
- a CDS encoding glycoside hydrolase family 9 protein encodes MKKSLKRQIAQTGIIHRPLPIETKHALETIAQKKQVLTDKILFSAKQNISLKFTHQGPGEYTISKQGEIRLTSPVVMPHWPVGAPDDGDYTNFGNVLIFAPLGNEDWNDFNRVRMQVFPNFPGVTNPYLMISFKNNGTVKVPDIYGREGVHGVNLINHEWNDVIFEVEGLPRDKMTEISFSYYLNGPERLTAGTMELLINEIKLEKIANPEISKGWIPQDNALIYSHNGYSKEMPKIAFCTNNVETATFTIHEKKTDKLIFTGKSYQKATETGNFVILDFSELKMVGEYYLKFANRQTDAFQIDESQIIWESSIWKSLNFIFCERCGCPVFGKHTTCHADIIAEHNGKQLSFNGGWHDAGDVSQQLIQTAEVTMALYEVAGSLSEKDEQLRMRLLEEGEWGLDFLLKTRFGDGYRATSAGMTRWTDGLVGGMDDAIARVHNQAYENFYCAGIEAFIGGQVNDNPAMQNHLRKIAEEDLLFAMAELEKHGTGQKPIFWEHTYQTSESLYYATASWAASMVYQLTKKEEYAEKAADWLALMLEAQEKTGILDSETNERYNGFFYRDKSHKVIQHFNHQAREHLYLLAIEAAVETQPAHMAYKEWLQAVEMYGDYLKKVTRFTKPYPLIPAGLYKKDEYLDEASFHLQHLLIDERAIEEYKLQFEQGIQLNEEISLRKFPIWFSFRGNNAILLSAGKAAAIAGKILQDKTLLEIAEGQLQWVIGMNPFGQSMMHGEGYRYAQQYSVLNGEITGEIPVGMETFRNEDEPYWPEFNNATYKEVWVGNAGKWMSIVADLNKITGKS; translated from the coding sequence ATGAAAAAAAGCCTGAAACGACAAATTGCACAAACTGGTATTATTCATCGACCGCTTCCTATCGAAACAAAGCATGCACTAGAAACCATTGCGCAAAAAAAGCAGGTTTTAACGGATAAAATTTTATTTAGTGCCAAACAAAATATCTCTTTGAAGTTTACGCATCAAGGGCCGGGAGAATATACCATTTCAAAACAAGGTGAAATTAGACTTACTTCACCAGTAGTAATGCCGCACTGGCCTGTTGGTGCACCGGATGATGGCGACTATACTAATTTTGGTAACGTTCTCATATTTGCGCCCCTTGGAAATGAAGATTGGAACGACTTTAATCGCGTTCGAATGCAAGTTTTTCCCAATTTTCCGGGTGTAACTAATCCGTATTTAATGATTAGTTTTAAAAATAATGGGACAGTCAAAGTACCTGATATATATGGGCGTGAAGGGGTACATGGGGTTAATTTGATCAATCATGAATGGAATGACGTTATTTTTGAAGTGGAAGGTTTACCAAGAGATAAAATGACAGAAATTAGTTTTAGCTATTATTTAAATGGACCAGAACGATTGACTGCTGGGACGATGGAATTATTGATTAATGAAATTAAATTAGAGAAGATTGCTAATCCAGAAATTTCTAAAGGCTGGATACCGCAAGATAACGCGCTGATATATTCACACAATGGTTACTCAAAAGAAATGCCCAAAATAGCGTTTTGCACGAATAACGTAGAAACCGCAACTTTCACTATTCATGAAAAAAAGACAGATAAACTAATTTTTACTGGAAAAAGTTATCAAAAAGCCACAGAAACAGGGAATTTTGTGATTTTAGATTTTTCCGAATTGAAAATGGTAGGCGAATATTATTTGAAATTTGCAAATAGGCAAACCGATGCTTTTCAAATTGACGAATCACAAATAATTTGGGAATCTTCTATCTGGAAATCACTTAACTTTATTTTTTGCGAACGTTGTGGTTGTCCAGTGTTTGGAAAACATACTACTTGCCATGCTGATATTATCGCTGAACATAATGGGAAACAGCTTTCCTTTAACGGTGGTTGGCATGATGCGGGGGACGTATCTCAACAGTTGATTCAAACTGCAGAAGTCACAATGGCTTTATACGAAGTGGCAGGAAGTCTATCTGAAAAGGACGAACAACTGCGGATGCGCCTTTTAGAAGAAGGTGAATGGGGACTTGATTTTCTTTTAAAAACCCGATTTGGTGATGGCTACAGAGCTACTAGTGCAGGAATGACGAGGTGGACAGATGGACTTGTTGGCGGCATGGATGATGCGATTGCCAGGGTGCATAATCAAGCTTACGAAAATTTCTACTGTGCAGGTATTGAAGCATTCATTGGCGGACAGGTAAATGATAACCCAGCAATGCAAAACCATTTGCGAAAAATTGCTGAAGAAGATTTGTTATTTGCGATGGCAGAATTAGAAAAACACGGCACAGGTCAAAAACCGATTTTCTGGGAGCATACTTACCAAACATCGGAAAGTTTATATTATGCGACTGCTTCATGGGCGGCTTCGATGGTCTATCAGTTGACGAAAAAAGAAGAATACGCTGAAAAAGCGGCTGACTGGTTAGCGTTAATGCTTGAAGCGCAAGAGAAAACAGGCATTCTTGATAGTGAAACAAATGAACGATATAACGGTTTTTTCTATCGAGATAAGAGCCATAAAGTCATTCAACATTTCAATCATCAAGCGCGGGAACATCTTTATTTATTAGCAATAGAAGCGGCAGTCGAAACTCAACCTGCACACATGGCATACAAGGAGTGGCTACAAGCGGTAGAGATGTACGGCGATTATTTGAAAAAAGTAACTCGTTTTACTAAACCATACCCACTAATTCCAGCAGGGCTTTATAAAAAAGATGAGTATTTGGATGAAGCAAGTTTTCATTTACAACATCTGCTCATTGATGAAAGGGCGATAGAAGAATACAAATTGCAATTCGAACAAGGTATCCAACTAAACGAAGAGATTTCACTACGGAAGTTTCCAATTTGGTTTTCATTTAGAGGCAATAATGCGATTTTACTTTCAGCCGGAAAAGCAGCCGCTATTGCTGGGAAAATTTTGCAAGATAAAACACTTCTTGAAATTGCGGAAGGTCAGTTGCAGTGGGTGATTGGAATGAATCCATTTGGACAGTCAATGATGCACGGTGAGGGTTATCGCTATGCACAGCAATACAGTGTTTTAAATGGAGAAATTACTGGCGAAATACCAGTTGGGATGGAAACCTTTAGAAATGAAGATGAACCTTACTGGCCAGAATTTAATAATGCAACTTACAAGGAAGTTTGGGTTGGTAATGCAGGAAAATGGATGTCAATTGTAGCAGATTTAAACAAAATAACAGGAAAATCTTAG